From Chryseobacterium sp. H1D6B, a single genomic window includes:
- a CDS encoding ABC transporter permease has translation MLKKFFTAVGEYIILLGKSIQKPQKMRVFWKLFMREINDLGVNSFGLVIFTSIFVGAVVAIQMFNNFDASSFPIPPSFVGYATKAVLVLEFAPTIISLILAGKVGSYIASSIGTMRVSEQIDALDIMGVNSPNFLILPKILACMIFNPLLIAISIVFGIAGGYIAGILTGNWTEADYITGIQMYMPNLFVYYAFIKTTVFAFVIATVPSYFGYFVKGGSLEVGRASTQAVVWTMVFIIISELILTQLILS, from the coding sequence ATGTTAAAAAAGTTTTTTACAGCGGTAGGAGAATATATCATCCTGCTTGGTAAATCCATACAGAAACCTCAGAAGATGAGGGTATTCTGGAAGCTGTTCATGAGAGAAATAAATGATTTAGGAGTCAATTCATTCGGATTGGTTATATTCACATCCATATTCGTTGGGGCGGTAGTTGCTATTCAGATGTTCAACAATTTTGATGCTTCTTCATTTCCTATTCCCCCTTCATTTGTAGGATACGCAACTAAAGCTGTACTAGTTTTAGAGTTTGCACCTACTATTATAAGCTTAATTTTAGCTGGTAAAGTAGGTTCCTATATTGCTTCCAGTATTGGAACAATGAGAGTTTCTGAACAGATTGATGCCCTTGATATTATGGGGGTAAACTCTCCAAACTTCTTGATCCTTCCAAAAATACTCGCCTGTATGATCTTCAATCCATTACTTATTGCTATAAGTATTGTATTTGGTATCGCGGGAGGCTATATTGCAGGTATCTTAACTGGAAATTGGACAGAAGCAGACTATATAACTGGTATACAAATGTATATGCCTAATCTATTTGTTTACTATGCCTTTATAAAAACCACCGTTTTTGCTTTTGTAATAGCAACAGTACCTTCCTATTTCGGATATTTTGTGAAAGGAGGTTCATTAGAAGTAGGTAGAGCCAGTACGCAGGCAGTAGTTTGGACAATGGTTTTTATTATCATTTCTGAACTTATTTTAACCCAATTAATATTAAGCTGA
- a CDS encoding lipopolysaccharide assembly protein LapA domain-containing protein, with the protein MKSISITGLILLAVSALLFYLTTDFAVEQIKLSHVMGIMGGIGIGLIIGGMVGYVSKGSAVKEEQKRREFKQLQKEKEELEKQAAELAKRQAEFQNQNKSPQI; encoded by the coding sequence ATGAAGAGTATATCAATTACCGGACTTATCCTTTTAGCTGTATCAGCTTTACTTTTTTATCTGACGACCGACTTTGCTGTTGAACAGATTAAACTTTCTCATGTTATGGGAATCATGGGCGGCATTGGAATCGGACTTATCATAGGAGGTATGGTAGGATATGTAAGCAAAGGAAGCGCTGTGAAAGAAGAACAGAAAAGAAGAGAATTTAAACAGCTTCAAAAAGAAAAAGAAGAACTGGAAAAACAGGCTGCTGAGTTGGCAAAACGTCAGGCAGAATTTCAAAATCAAAATAAGAGTCCTCAAATTTAA
- a CDS encoding bifunctional 5,10-methylenetetrahydrofolate dehydrogenase/5,10-methenyltetrahydrofolate cyclohydrolase: MAEILDGLKVSKEIKAEIKVEVDKILESKKRAPHLVAILVGNNGASKAYVNSKVKDCEEVGFRSTLVKFPSTVSESELLEKIDELNKSKAVDGFIVQLPLPKQIDQEKIIMAIDPRKDVDGFHPENFGKMALEMDTFLPATPFGILTLLERYNIETKGKDCVIIGRSKIVGRPMSILMGRKDFPGNSTVTLTHSYTKDIEEYTKSADIVITALGDPHFLKGDMIKEGAVIVDVGITRVEDNTEKGYHLAGDVDFESCAAKASWITPVPGGVGPMTRAMLMKNTIIAYKTSVYND; encoded by the coding sequence ATGGCAGAAATTCTTGACGGACTTAAAGTATCCAAAGAAATAAAAGCAGAAATCAAGGTAGAAGTTGACAAAATCCTTGAAAGCAAGAAAAGAGCCCCACATTTGGTGGCTATTCTTGTCGGAAACAACGGAGCAAGCAAAGCTTATGTGAACAGTAAAGTGAAAGACTGTGAGGAAGTGGGATTCCGTTCTACCCTAGTGAAATTTCCAAGTACAGTTTCTGAATCTGAACTGCTGGAAAAAATTGACGAACTGAATAAGTCTAAAGCTGTAGACGGCTTCATCGTTCAATTACCTTTACCAAAACAGATCGATCAGGAAAAGATCATTATGGCGATTGATCCAAGAAAGGACGTGGATGGTTTCCACCCTGAAAACTTCGGAAAAATGGCTTTAGAAATGGATACCTTCTTACCTGCTACTCCTTTTGGAATTTTGACATTATTGGAAAGATATAATATCGAAACAAAAGGAAAAGACTGTGTAATTATTGGAAGAAGTAAAATTGTAGGAAGACCGATGAGTATTTTAATGGGAAGAAAAGATTTCCCAGGAAACTCTACAGTTACCCTTACCCACTCTTACACAAAGGATATTGAAGAATATACTAAAAGTGCCGATATCGTAATTACTGCTTTAGGAGATCCTCATTTCTTAAAAGGAGATATGATTAAAGAAGGAGCTGTAATAGTGGATGTAGGAATTACAAGAGTAGAAGACAATACAGAAAAAGGCTACCATCTTGCAGGTGATGTGGATTTTGAAAGCTGTGCTGCAAAAGCCAGCTGGATCACTCCCGTTCCTGGAGGAGTAGGCCCTATGACAAGAGCAATGCTGATGAAAAATACCATCATTGCTTATAAGACTTCGGTCTATAACGACTAA
- the pgi gene encoding glucose-6-phosphate isomerase, producing MLSKINPIQTNSWKALNEHFTDNDFELRSLFQYNPNRFEEFSVKGENFLFDYSKNLIDSRTKELLLDLAEECQLKDAVSKMFSGDKINETEGRSVLHTALRDFSDKEILVDGENIKPQIKRVLDHMKSFSEKIISGEHKGFSGKEITDVVNIGIGGSDLGPVMVCSALKHFKTRLDVHFVSNVDGNHIAEVVKNLNPETTLFIIASKTFTTQETMTNAQSAKEWFLKAGRQEDVAKHFVALSTNVQSVKEFGIAEENIFEFWDWVGGRYSLWSAIGLSIVLAVGYENFEQLLKGANDTDQHFQNTDFSKNVPVLMGLLGIWYRNFYAATTYAILPYSQYLDRFAAYLQQGDMESNGKCVDRSGEFVEYETGPIIWGEPGTNGQHAFYQLIHQGTELIPADFIAYAKSPNKVSDHQDKLLANFFAQTEALAFGKNEEEVEEELKNSGKSEEEIDFVLNYKVFHGNTPTNSILFKELTPFSLGQLIALYEHKIFVQGVIWNIFSFDQFGVELGKILANKILPELENSEAVHSHDSSTNGLINYYKGNK from the coding sequence ATGCTATCAAAAATAAATCCTATACAAACCAACAGCTGGAAAGCACTTAATGAACATTTTACAGACAACGATTTCGAATTGAGAAGTCTCTTTCAGTATAACCCAAACCGTTTTGAGGAGTTTTCAGTAAAAGGAGAAAATTTTCTTTTCGATTATTCTAAAAACTTAATTGATTCTAGAACTAAGGAACTTTTATTAGACTTAGCAGAAGAATGTCAACTGAAAGATGCTGTTTCTAAAATGTTTTCGGGTGATAAGATTAATGAAACGGAAGGAAGATCTGTTCTTCACACAGCTTTAAGGGATTTTTCAGATAAAGAAATTTTAGTAGACGGGGAAAATATTAAACCGCAGATCAAAAGAGTTCTTGACCACATGAAGTCATTCTCTGAGAAAATTATTTCCGGAGAGCATAAAGGTTTCAGCGGAAAAGAAATTACTGATGTTGTAAATATAGGAATCGGAGGTTCAGATTTGGGACCTGTAATGGTATGTTCGGCTTTAAAACACTTTAAAACAAGGTTGGATGTTCATTTTGTTTCCAATGTAGACGGAAACCACATTGCTGAAGTTGTTAAGAATTTAAATCCAGAGACGACCTTATTTATTATCGCATCTAAAACGTTCACGACACAAGAGACCATGACCAATGCTCAATCAGCAAAAGAATGGTTCTTAAAGGCGGGAAGACAGGAAGATGTAGCCAAACATTTTGTAGCTTTATCTACTAATGTTCAATCTGTTAAAGAATTCGGGATTGCAGAAGAAAACATCTTCGAATTCTGGGACTGGGTAGGAGGAAGGTACTCTCTTTGGAGTGCTATCGGATTAAGTATTGTTCTTGCAGTTGGATATGAAAACTTTGAACAGCTTTTAAAAGGCGCTAACGATACTGACCAGCATTTTCAAAATACAGACTTTTCAAAAAACGTTCCTGTGCTTATGGGACTTTTAGGAATCTGGTACCGAAATTTTTATGCTGCAACTACTTATGCCATCTTACCTTACTCTCAGTACCTTGACAGGTTTGCGGCTTATTTACAGCAGGGAGACATGGAAAGCAACGGGAAATGTGTAGACAGAAGCGGTGAATTTGTAGAGTACGAAACCGGCCCGATTATCTGGGGAGAACCAGGAACAAACGGACAGCATGCATTTTATCAATTGATCCACCAGGGAACAGAATTAATTCCTGCAGATTTTATCGCATACGCAAAAAGTCCTAACAAAGTTTCTGACCATCAGGATAAATTATTAGCCAACTTTTTCGCACAGACCGAAGCTCTGGCATTTGGAAAAAATGAAGAAGAAGTAGAGGAAGAATTAAAAAATTCAGGAAAATCTGAAGAAGAAATTGACTTTGTATTAAACTATAAAGTCTTCCACGGAAATACTCCTACTAACTCAATATTATTCAAAGAATTAACTCCTTTTTCATTAGGTCAGTTAATTGCACTGTATGAACATAAAATTTTTGTGCAGGGGGTGATCTGGAATATTTTCAGTTTTGATCAATTCGGAGTAGAATTAGGGAAAATTTTAGCTAATAAAATCTTGCCTGAACTTGAAAACAGTGAAGCTGTACATTCTCATGACAGTTCTACTAATGGGCTGATCAATTATTATAAAGGGAATAAGTAA
- a CDS encoding DUF4251 domain-containing protein has protein sequence MKKYILLVFIFGFTFFFQSCASQNTGDPKSTDALVNSQEFTFFAQKANPTNYDVINVMNSMPNSTSTRMLNLDGNYTIELKNKTLEVVLPYFGRMYTPNYGGDNSYRFTSKDYSVNKSQNKKGNWIIRIKPNDVKSIDEIIIEVFKSGKAFTSMKSNDRQPISYDGYISKNTEDKP, from the coding sequence ATGAAAAAGTATATTTTATTAGTATTTATTTTTGGATTCACATTTTTCTTTCAAAGCTGTGCCTCCCAAAATACAGGAGACCCTAAATCTACGGATGCACTGGTGAATTCACAGGAATTTACTTTTTTTGCCCAAAAAGCCAATCCTACAAACTACGATGTTATTAATGTAATGAATTCTATGCCCAATTCTACTTCTACAAGAATGCTGAATCTAGATGGGAATTATACTATTGAATTAAAAAACAAAACTTTAGAGGTTGTTTTACCTTATTTTGGAAGAATGTATACTCCAAATTATGGAGGAGATAACAGCTACAGATTTACATCCAAAGACTACTCGGTGAATAAATCACAAAACAAAAAAGGAAACTGGATTATAAGAATTAAACCTAATGATGTAAAAAGCATTGACGAAATTATCATTGAAGTCTTTAAAAGCGGCAAGGCATTTACTTCTATGAAGAGCAATGACAGACAGCCTATATCTTATGACGGATATATTTCTAAAAATACAGAAGATAAACCTTAA
- a CDS encoding 7-carboxy-7-deazaguanine synthase QueE: MNKEEDILLKEGKMLPVMEHFYTLQGEGAHTGKAAYFIRLGGCDVGCHWCDVKESWDPNLHPLMNAEEIAETAAKHCKTIVLTGGEPLMWNLDILTSKLKELGCTIHIETSGAYPMSGQLDWITLSPKKTGLPKEEIYQNASELKVIVFNNHDLAFAQEQAAKVSKNCRLYLQSEWSKRDEMYPKITDFILEHPEWQASVQTHKYLNIP; the protein is encoded by the coding sequence ATGAACAAAGAAGAAGATATTTTATTAAAAGAAGGTAAAATGCTCCCTGTTATGGAGCATTTTTACACTCTTCAAGGAGAAGGAGCGCACACTGGAAAAGCAGCCTATTTCATCAGATTAGGAGGATGCGATGTAGGGTGCCATTGGTGTGATGTTAAAGAAAGCTGGGATCCGAATCTGCATCCTTTAATGAATGCTGAAGAAATTGCAGAAACCGCGGCAAAACACTGTAAAACAATTGTTTTAACAGGCGGTGAACCTTTAATGTGGAATTTAGATATTTTGACATCCAAATTAAAAGAATTAGGATGTACTATTCATATTGAAACTTCTGGAGCTTATCCTATGAGCGGCCAATTGGACTGGATTACGCTTTCTCCTAAGAAAACGGGTCTGCCAAAAGAAGAGATATATCAAAATGCAAGCGAGCTTAAAGTAATCGTTTTCAACAATCATGACTTAGCATTTGCACAAGAACAGGCGGCAAAAGTCTCTAAAAACTGTAGATTATATCTTCAAAGCGAATGGAGCAAACGTGATGAGATGTATCCTAAAATTACTGATTTTATTTTAGAACACCCGGAATGGCAGGCTTCAGTTCAGACACATAAATACCTGAACATCCCATAA
- a CDS encoding ATP-binding cassette domain-containing protein: MIEVKDLKKSFDDVEVLKGISTTFEKGKVNLIIGQSGSGKTVFLKSLLNVYQPSSGEILFDGRDINVMNREQKQHLRSEIGTLFQGSALFDSLTVEENIMFPLDMFTNLTFREKKRRVFEVIGRVHLDKANRKYPSEISGGMQKRVAIARAIVNHPKYLFCDEPNSGLDPYTSNVIDDLLLEITKEYNTTTIINTHDMNSVMTIGEKIIYLRLGIKEWEGNKDILITAGNKNLIDFVYSSELFKELREYLLETHKTIENTITKIDDNETGI, from the coding sequence ATGATTGAGGTAAAAGATCTTAAAAAGAGTTTTGATGATGTTGAAGTACTTAAAGGAATTTCAACTACTTTCGAAAAGGGAAAAGTAAACTTAATTATTGGACAAAGTGGTTCAGGAAAAACAGTTTTCCTCAAAAGTTTATTAAATGTTTATCAGCCTTCATCAGGAGAAATACTTTTTGACGGCAGGGATATCAATGTGATGAACAGAGAACAAAAGCAACATCTGCGCTCTGAAATCGGAACGCTATTCCAAGGAAGTGCATTGTTTGACTCTTTAACAGTAGAAGAGAATATTATGTTTCCGCTGGATATGTTCACCAACCTTACTTTTAGAGAAAAGAAAAGAAGGGTTTTTGAAGTAATCGGCAGAGTACATTTAGATAAGGCCAATAGAAAATATCCTTCTGAAATATCTGGAGGTATGCAGAAAAGGGTAGCAATAGCAAGAGCAATTGTAAACCATCCTAAGTATCTTTTTTGTGACGAGCCCAATTCCGGGCTGGATCCCTATACTTCAAATGTAATTGATGATTTATTGCTTGAAATTACAAAGGAATACAATACAACCACAATCATCAACACCCACGATATGAACTCTGTAATGACGATAGGTGAAAAAATCATTTATCTAAGACTCGGTATTAAGGAATGGGAAGGGAACAAAGACATTCTGATTACTGCAGGCAATAAAAATCTTATTGACTTCGTTTATTCGTCAGAGCTGTTTAAAGAACTAAGAGAGTATTTACTCGAAACTCATAAAACAATTGAAAATACAATAACAAAAATTGACGATAATGAAACAGGTATTTAG
- a CDS encoding outer membrane beta-barrel protein has product MKQVFSIALIGFSMLASAQISLAAKANLLFPTGSPSWKNITNTASAAIDNTGKNNVGFNAGLSLKVSLPMSFYVMPEVYYTTFKNEFTDPVSNTSFDVKSNRIDVPLLLGHNVLGNMLSVFVGPVATYNLSKEDTFNDFKENARDNFTVGYQFGAQVEIKKLIINAKYEGAFSKDERNFINKVSGEEIRYDNRPNLFMVGLGYKF; this is encoded by the coding sequence ATGAAACAGGTATTTAGTATAGCGTTAATAGGATTTTCCATGCTTGCTTCTGCGCAGATCTCACTTGCGGCAAAAGCCAATTTATTATTCCCAACAGGATCTCCTTCTTGGAAAAACATAACTAATACTGCTAGTGCAGCTATAGATAACACTGGAAAAAACAATGTAGGTTTCAATGCAGGTCTTTCACTGAAGGTATCATTACCAATGTCATTTTATGTAATGCCGGAAGTCTATTACACTACTTTTAAAAATGAGTTTACAGATCCTGTATCCAATACAAGTTTTGATGTTAAAAGTAACCGTATAGATGTACCTTTATTACTAGGCCACAATGTTTTAGGAAATATGCTCAGCGTTTTTGTAGGGCCTGTTGCTACTTATAACTTAAGCAAAGAAGACACCTTTAACGATTTTAAAGAAAATGCAAGAGACAATTTCACCGTCGGCTATCAATTCGGAGCACAAGTGGAGATTAAGAAGCTGATCATCAATGCAAAATACGAAGGTGCATTCAGCAAGGATGAAAGAAATTTCATCAATAAGGTATCAGGAGAAGAAATCAGGTATGATAACCGCCCGAACTTATTCATGGTAGGTTTAGGATATAAATTCTAA
- a CDS encoding cytochrome C produces MVTGPVNISSEKLAQGKTIFENSCGRCHDLPEPTKHTSVQWVGIMNAMAPKAKLNDEQHQMVYDYIVSVKKQ; encoded by the coding sequence GTGGTTACAGGACCTGTAAATATTTCTTCTGAAAAATTAGCTCAAGGGAAAACAATTTTCGAAAATTCATGCGGAAGATGCCATGACCTGCCTGAGCCTACAAAGCACACTTCTGTACAATGGGTAGGAATTATGAATGCCATGGCTCCAAAAGCAAAATTGAATGATGAACAGCACCAGATGGTTTATGATTATATCGTTTCTGTGAAAAAGCAGTAA
- a CDS encoding c-type cytochrome, protein MKKLILSIILGSAFLVSCGPKSTAVTGPKYTASEQLAQGKTVFENSCTKCHKLPDPAKHDDQGWIKTLSRMAPRAKLTDDQHQMVYDYLISVNKK, encoded by the coding sequence ATGAAAAAGTTAATTTTGAGTATTATTTTGGGTTCCGCTTTTCTTGTTTCCTGTGGACCAAAAAGCACCGCTGTAACTGGACCAAAGTATACAGCATCTGAACAGCTTGCTCAGGGGAAAACCGTTTTTGAAAATTCGTGTACCAAGTGTCACAAACTGCCGGATCCGGCGAAACACGATGATCAGGGATGGATAAAAACCTTAAGCAGAATGGCTCCAAGAGCTAAATTAACCGATGACCAGCATCAAATGGTTTATGATTATTTAATTTCTGTCAATAAAAAATAA
- a CDS encoding M48 family metallopeptidase, with translation MKITHVLAIGAAALSVAACTTNPITGRSSLQIANNSEILTMSAQEYKTTLSSSKVITGTADAKRVVSVGNRIKSAAEKYYQSIGRSADLASYNWEFNLLQSNELNAWCMPGGKVAVYSGILPVTKNDNGLAVVMGHEVSHALAGHGNERISQAMVAQYGGSILGSTISNAQLAGIFEKAYPIGSQVALLKYGRNQESEADKMGLYLMSMAGYDPREAIPFWNRMEASSTGNKQPQFLSTHPNPETRISDIQKNLPQALEYYKAAGGKI, from the coding sequence ATGAAAATAACACATGTATTAGCAATAGGAGCCGCTGCACTGTCAGTAGCCGCTTGTACTACAAACCCTATTACAGGGAGGTCTTCTTTGCAGATAGCAAATAATTCAGAAATATTAACAATGTCTGCTCAGGAATACAAAACGACATTGTCCAGTTCAAAAGTAATTACAGGAACTGCGGATGCTAAAAGAGTCGTAAGTGTAGGAAATAGAATAAAGAGTGCAGCAGAAAAATACTATCAAAGTATAGGAAGATCTGCTGATCTTGCCAGCTATAATTGGGAGTTTAATCTTTTACAGAGCAATGAGCTGAATGCTTGGTGTATGCCCGGCGGTAAAGTAGCTGTATATAGCGGAATACTGCCCGTAACTAAAAATGACAACGGGCTTGCAGTGGTGATGGGACATGAAGTTTCTCACGCGCTGGCAGGACACGGAAATGAAAGAATTTCTCAGGCGATGGTTGCTCAGTACGGAGGAAGTATTTTAGGAAGTACAATATCTAACGCACAATTAGCAGGTATTTTCGAGAAAGCTTACCCAATAGGATCACAGGTTGCTTTGCTGAAATATGGCAGAAATCAAGAGTCTGAAGCAGATAAAATGGGGTTATACTTAATGTCTATGGCCGGATATGATCCAAGAGAGGCAATTCCTTTCTGGAATAGAATGGAGGCCTCTTCTACAGGAAACAAACAGCCTCAGTTTTTATCTACCCACCCGAATCCTGAAACAAGAATTTCAGATATTCAGAAAAATTTACCGCAGGCTTTAGAATATTATAAAGCTGCTGGAGGAAAAATATAA
- a CDS encoding exopolysaccharide biosynthesis polyprenyl glycosylphosphotransferase: protein MQRIRYSRYLKSIIILLDLVVIAFIFVFFFISRNQDLKYNQETWYQNTFSLALLFMFWILLSGRTKIYNIPRNLTYTLFLERLLGHFLLFIIGVLLIGKVSYNVFFNSDIYWLSFYLFFFIFLTKSIIYFAIKYFRSLGINHRNIMFLNENSSTEVLKNILAERKDYGYKIFDYNYSSINANELIDFWKTNGIHTLFLPTEHSFNENTEKEIFRLAEANKVHVSLIPSITQSDFFLYDLGYIQTQPVLSQARYPLDYYSNFLMKRIFDITFSAIILVFICSWLFPILIILVKTSSKGPAFFHQKRYGFHEEVFNCIKFRTMIVNDESATKTTEENDCRITKIGKFLRKTSLDEMPQFINVLKGEMSIVGPRPHMLAVDNYYKPKIGRYSLRSMVSPGITGLAQVNGLRGDSGDVEVEMNKRVLADAFYVRNWSFVLDLVIILKTILLVIGGDKNAK, encoded by the coding sequence ATGCAGAGAATTCGATATTCTAGATATTTAAAATCAATTATTATTCTGCTTGACCTCGTGGTTATTGCATTTATTTTCGTATTCTTTTTTATAAGCAGAAATCAAGATCTAAAGTATAATCAGGAAACCTGGTATCAGAATACTTTTTCTCTGGCGCTGCTGTTTATGTTCTGGATTCTTTTAAGCGGGAGAACAAAAATCTATAATATTCCGAGAAATTTAACTTACACTTTGTTTCTAGAGCGTCTTTTAGGCCATTTCTTATTATTTATCATTGGAGTTTTACTTATTGGTAAGGTAAGTTATAATGTATTTTTCAATTCAGATATTTACTGGCTGTCCTTTTATTTGTTTTTCTTTATTTTTCTGACAAAATCAATTATTTATTTTGCCATTAAATATTTCCGGAGTTTAGGGATCAATCACAGAAACATTATGTTTTTAAATGAGAACAGCTCCACTGAAGTACTAAAAAATATACTTGCAGAAAGAAAAGATTATGGTTATAAAATATTTGATTATAATTATTCCAGCATCAATGCTAATGAATTAATCGATTTTTGGAAAACAAACGGCATTCATACTTTGTTTTTACCAACGGAGCATTCATTCAATGAAAATACAGAGAAGGAAATATTCAGGCTGGCCGAAGCAAATAAAGTGCATGTCTCTTTAATTCCGAGTATTACTCAAAGTGACTTTTTCCTTTACGACTTAGGATACATCCAGACTCAGCCGGTTCTAAGCCAGGCAAGATACCCTTTGGATTATTATTCTAATTTTCTGATGAAAAGAATTTTTGATATTACTTTTTCAGCTATTATATTGGTATTCATATGTTCCTGGCTGTTTCCAATACTTATTATTTTGGTAAAAACATCATCTAAAGGACCTGCTTTTTTTCATCAAAAGAGATACGGATTCCATGAAGAGGTTTTTAATTGTATCAAATTCAGGACAATGATCGTCAATGATGAATCTGCGACTAAAACGACAGAAGAAAATGATTGTAGAATCACCAAAATCGGCAAATTCCTAAGAAAGACCAGTCTTGATGAAATGCCGCAGTTTATCAATGTATTGAAAGGAGAAATGTCTATTGTAGGACCCAGGCCGCATATGCTGGCTGTAGATAATTATTATAAGCCCAAAATTGGGAGATACAGCCTGAGAAGCATGGTGAGTCCAGGAATTACCGGTCTTGCACAGGTAAATGGATTGCGGGGAGATTCTGGTGATGTAGAGGTAGAAATGAATAAACGTGTTCTTGCAGATGCATTCTATGTAAGAAACTGGAGTTTTGTTTTGGATTTAGTTATTATTTTAAAAACTATTTTGTTAGTTATAGGCGGAGATAAAAACGCAAAATAA
- the meaB gene encoding methylmalonyl Co-A mutase-associated GTPase MeaB: MKFSTEDLIEGIQSGNKRLIGKAITLVESKKAEHRLQAEDLLKAIMPLTGKSIRVGITGVPGAGKSTFIENFGRLVISNDKKVAVLAIDPSSAINKGSILGDKTRMEELAKEENAFIRPSPSSGFLGGVANTTFETMMICEAAGYDYILIETVGVGQSEVLVADITDIFLFLKIIGGGDELQGIKRGIMEMVDVVFINKVDKDNFLKAKSTRLELKRALDFIPPKEKDWKVPVLLGSALYNEGLNEVYSRIDEFITLKKKTGRFEGVRTHQAEKRFEYWVQEYILAMMKRNDSVEEAYLQHKKNASAMVSNPSTEAKLFVEKFLNKKED; this comes from the coding sequence ATGAAATTTTCTACAGAAGATTTAATAGAAGGAATACAGTCAGGAAACAAACGCCTGATCGGAAAAGCTATTACTTTAGTTGAAAGCAAAAAGGCAGAACACCGCCTTCAGGCAGAAGATTTATTAAAAGCAATAATGCCTCTCACAGGAAAATCAATAAGAGTGGGAATTACGGGTGTTCCAGGTGCAGGGAAATCTACTTTTATAGAGAATTTTGGAAGATTAGTGATCTCTAACGACAAAAAAGTAGCTGTTCTGGCTATCGATCCAAGTTCTGCCATTAATAAAGGAAGTATTTTAGGGGATAAAACCCGTATGGAAGAACTGGCTAAAGAAGAAAATGCTTTTATCCGTCCCTCCCCTAGTTCAGGATTTCTGGGGGGAGTTGCCAATACCACTTTTGAAACAATGATGATCTGTGAAGCGGCAGGCTATGACTATATTCTTATAGAAACTGTTGGAGTAGGGCAGTCAGAAGTTTTAGTAGCAGATATAACAGATATATTTTTATTTCTGAAAATTATTGGAGGCGGTGATGAACTGCAGGGTATAAAACGGGGGATCATGGAAATGGTGGATGTTGTTTTCATTAATAAAGTGGATAAAGACAATTTTTTGAAAGCAAAAAGCACCAGATTGGAATTAAAGCGTGCATTAGATTTTATTCCGCCAAAGGAAAAAGACTGGAAGGTTCCCGTGCTGCTGGGCTCTGCTTTATATAATGAAGGTCTGAATGAGGTTTACAGCAGGATTGATGAATTTATTACTTTAAAAAAGAAAACAGGGCGCTTCGAGGGAGTCAGAACACACCAGGCAGAAAAGCGTTTTGAATACTGGGTTCAAGAATATATTCTGGCGATGATGAAAAGAAATGATTCCGTAGAAGAAGCTTATCTTCAGCATAAAAAAAATGCTTCAGCAATGGTTTCTAATCCAAGTACCGAAGCAAAATTATTTGTAGAAAAATTCCTTAATAAAAAAGAGGATTAA